The following are from one region of the Candidatus Glassbacteria bacterium genome:
- a CDS encoding transposase family protein, with protein sequence MSPEQIYQLHIETLALPKKEAKARRAAFARLHGLTDDAVYRRVKKLRVDGGKPKPARIDPQLEEAVNVVWQYKSSGDGQLSTEQAQQIALSEGALHREHPISSLNQAARRLGVNPAAAYCQRMEAAYANQAHRVDASGSRHFRVIDRDGDDWIVQVCRAEQRNKRWHDGELAWIVSLIDDYSRVMNARYVVAPGESSQMVQSFCVDTWRNGMPKGMPEEYLICDQGSFGSEGSTTAFLDFFGIELITGQPGNSQRNGRIERPFRPIKEAFEQSYLITHKVGARMRLSSLQEELSTFIRLKNERRHPIRRSNTKRQDWDLSIGFRGMRECPEDALFLAVFRQPKKVTAEGWVWHDNKPLEIIGLPPGLQGREVTLVYNRQGEFAVEHDGHSYGVIQPIPNALGEYKGEKETPAKQVAKAAAQRPRKGVGIYSEKGQANLRAVGQKPTASGQPVKRGEATPKVVTPKPRLRPARPTADPFTSLQAYKSLKEARRRIDEIVGVPLHTRLEFNGENMRQLENRLRECGLDRRATEKLGNELKQALRL encoded by the coding sequence ATGAGTCCAGAGCAAATCTACCAACTGCACATCGAAACTCTTGCCCTTCCCAAAAAGGAGGCCAAGGCCCGCCGCGCCGCCTTCGCCAGGCTGCACGGCCTCACCGATGACGCCGTCTATCGCCGCGTGAAAAAGCTGCGCGTGGATGGCGGCAAACCCAAACCGGCCCGCATCGATCCGCAACTGGAGGAGGCGGTCAACGTCGTCTGGCAATACAAGTCTTCCGGCGACGGCCAGCTTTCCACCGAGCAGGCCCAGCAGATCGCCCTGTCCGAAGGAGCCTTGCACCGGGAGCACCCCATCTCTTCCCTCAACCAGGCTGCCCGGCGTTTGGGCGTCAATCCCGCCGCCGCCTATTGCCAGCGCATGGAAGCGGCCTATGCGAACCAGGCCCACCGCGTGGATGCCTCCGGCTCCCGCCATTTCCGGGTGATCGACCGGGACGGGGACGATTGGATTGTCCAGGTCTGCCGGGCGGAACAGCGCAACAAGCGCTGGCATGATGGAGAGTTGGCCTGGATCGTATCGCTGATCGACGATTATTCCCGCGTGATGAACGCCCGTTACGTGGTGGCTCCGGGGGAATCCTCGCAGATGGTGCAGAGCTTTTGCGTGGACACCTGGCGCAACGGCATGCCCAAGGGCATGCCCGAGGAATATCTGATTTGCGATCAAGGCTCCTTCGGCTCGGAAGGCAGCACGACGGCCTTCCTGGATTTCTTCGGCATCGAACTGATCACGGGGCAGCCCGGCAACTCCCAGCGCAATGGCCGCATCGAACGCCCCTTCCGGCCCATCAAGGAAGCCTTCGAGCAATCCTATCTCATCACCCACAAGGTGGGTGCGCGGATGCGCCTCTCGTCGCTCCAGGAGGAGCTATCGACCTTTATCAGGCTGAAGAACGAGAGGCGTCATCCCATCCGCAGGAGCAACACCAAGCGCCAGGACTGGGACCTTTCCATCGGATTCCGGGGCATGCGCGAATGCCCCGAAGACGCCCTCTTCCTGGCCGTGTTCCGCCAACCCAAGAAGGTCACCGCCGAAGGGTGGGTCTGGCACGACAACAAACCCCTGGAGATCATCGGCCTGCCTCCGGGCCTCCAGGGGCGGGAAGTGACGCTGGTCTATAACCGCCAGGGGGAATTCGCGGTCGAACACGACGGCCACAGCTACGGCGTCATCCAGCCTATTCCCAACGCGCTCGGTGAATACAAGGGGGAAAAGGAAACCCCCGCTAAGCAGGTCGCCAAGGCAGCCGCCCAGCGCCCCCGCAAGGGGGTCGGCATTTACAGCGAGAAAGGCCAGGCCAACCTCCGCGCAGTGGGACAGAAGCCTACCGCCTCGGGGCAGCCGGTAAAGCGCGGGGAAGCAACGCCCAAGGTGGTCACTCCCAAACCCCGCCTGCGCCCGGCCCGGCCCACAGCCGATCCCTTCACGAGTTTGCAGGCTTACAAGAGCCTCAAGGAAGCGCGGCGGCGCATTGATGAAATCGTGGGCGTCCCGCTCCACACCAGGCTCGAATTCAACGGGGAGAACATGCGGCAATTGGAGAATCGATTGCGGGAGTGCGGCCTTGACCGCCGCGCCACCGAGAAGCTCGGTAACGAGCTTAAACAGGCTCTGCGTCTTTAA
- a CDS encoding DUF5131 family protein, which yields MTENTSIPWCDHTLNFWVGCRKVNDACKNCYMYRDMRRYGRDPHDVHKTGHATWSKAFDWDRRAGERGVMGQRAGLSAPRTREKVFACSWSDFFIEDADPWRPDAWEVIRNTVNLIWIIPTKRPERIAACLPPDWGAGWPNVWFLVSVHDQPSADLFIPQLLKVPAAVHGVSYEPGLGPVDWMPWLVPECRPHWAKGYQPRKEDRQALAALARAGAKQMDWHLLDWIIFGFESGPKARPGDLQWIRDGIDQCRFAGIAPFVKQLGTVWARENKARDRKGEDPAEWPADLRVREFPEVA from the coding sequence ATGACCGAGAACACCTCCATCCCCTGGTGCGATCACACCCTCAACTTCTGGGTCGGTTGCCGCAAGGTCAACGATGCCTGCAAGAACTGCTACATGTATCGCGACATGCGGCGCTATGGCCGCGATCCCCACGATGTTCACAAGACCGGCCATGCCACCTGGTCAAAGGCATTCGACTGGGACCGGCGGGCCGGGGAGCGCGGTGTCATGGGGCAGCGGGCAGGCTTGTCCGCGCCCCGCACCAGGGAGAAGGTCTTCGCCTGTTCCTGGTCGGACTTCTTCATCGAGGATGCCGATCCCTGGCGTCCGGACGCCTGGGAGGTGATCCGCAACACCGTCAACCTGATCTGGATCATCCCCACCAAACGCCCGGAGCGCATCGCGGCATGCCTCCCCCCCGATTGGGGCGCGGGTTGGCCCAATGTGTGGTTCCTCGTTTCCGTGCATGACCAGCCCAGCGCCGACCTGTTCATCCCCCAGCTCCTCAAGGTGCCCGCCGCCGTCCATGGCGTCTCCTACGAGCCGGGCCTCGGGCCGGTGGATTGGATGCCCTGGCTCGTGCCGGAATGCCGTCCTCACTGGGCAAAGGGATACCAACCTAGAAAGGAAGACCGTCAGGCATTGGCTGCCCTTGCCCGTGCAGGCGCGAAACAGATGGATTGGCACCTCCTCGACTGGATCATCTTCGGTTTCGAGTCCGGCCCCAAGGCCCGACCCGGCGATTTGCAATGGATCCGTGACGGGATCGACCAGTGCCGCTTTGCCGGGATCGCCCCCTTTGTCAAACAACTGGGCACCGTCTGGGCGCGGGAGAACAAGGCCAGGGATCGCAAGGGCGAAGACCCCGCCGAATGGCCCGCCGATCTGCGGGTGCGCGAATTCCCGGAGGTGGCGTGA
- a CDS encoding DUF2786 domain-containing protein, whose translation MNWGHTYATGPSPEAEPAISRFAIPTAIRQARTRIGARNTGQKPNAMSGKRYCRDWRPNHEAHSRQRLFPLRSLERAHHEGGHVPKVPGYAGEDEGECLRAIGREGQAAGLSGMRPGRGNGGRAGGNLDTGASGSRHRRKEVGHMNQELIAKIEKLLALAGSANEHEARLAAAKVRELLIKHNLSRKDVDIGNYVLEEIWSGKRLPPEIRWLRTILNDYFYVRPISEQWLHGQWRLILIGTKSNAMVAHYVFDFLLRSYRRPWREYRKTRRKGRAKQSPFYKGLTIGLIVQFLAQKKALEREMGRWIVTTDPLLEAALDLHYPDRTSRKYRKVGNRASHALNAGFWQGKMLRIHKGVEGPAQHSGLALPASP comes from the coding sequence ATGAACTGGGGTCATACCTATGCGACTGGGCCAAGCCCGGAGGCGGAACCTGCGATAAGCCGCTTTGCGATACCCACCGCTATTCGGCAGGCCCGGACAAGGATTGGTGCCCGAAACACCGGGCAGAAGCCAAACGCGATGAGCGGCAAGCGGTATTGCCGGGATTGGAGACCCAACCATGAAGCCCATTCCAGACAACGCCTATTTCCACTGCGTTCCCTGGAACGCGCCCACCATGAAGGTGGACATGTGCCGAAAGTACCGGGATATGCCGGTGAAGATGAAGGCGAATGCCTACGGGCAATTGGGCGGGAAGGTCAGGCCGCTGGTCTGTCGGGAATGCGCCCTGGCCGTGGAAATGGAGGCCGGGCGGGTGGAAACCTGGACACTGGCGCAAGCGGAAGCCGCCACCGAAGAAAGGAAGTCGGCCACATGAACCAGGAACTGATCGCGAAGATTGAAAAGCTGCTGGCCCTGGCCGGAAGCGCCAACGAGCACGAGGCCCGCCTTGCAGCCGCGAAGGTCAGGGAACTGCTCATCAAGCACAATCTCTCCCGGAAGGATGTGGACATCGGAAATTACGTGCTTGAGGAGATTTGGAGCGGAAAGCGGCTGCCTCCGGAAATCAGGTGGTTGCGGACGATCCTGAATGACTACTTCTATGTCCGCCCCATCTCGGAACAATGGCTCCACGGGCAGTGGCGGTTGATCCTGATCGGAACCAAATCGAATGCCATGGTTGCCCACTATGTCTTTGATTTCCTGCTCCGTTCCTACCGCAGGCCGTGGCGCGAATACAGGAAAACCCGGCGCAAGGGCCGGGCAAAACAGTCCCCATTTTACAAGGGTTTGACCATCGGGTTGATTGTACAGTTTCTCGCACAAAAGAAGGCTCTGGAACGTGAAATGGGCCGCTGGATCGTAACGACCGATCCACTGCTGGAAGCTGCTCTCGATCTGCATTATCCGGATCGAACGTCCCGCAAATACCGCAAAGTCGGCAACCGGGCGTCTCATGCTCTGAACGCCGGATTCTGGCAAGGCAAGATGCTCCGCATTCACAAGGGCGTGGAAGGCCCCGCCCAGCATTCGGGATTGGCATTGCCAGCATCCCCATAA
- a CDS encoding phosphoadenosine phosphosulfate reductase family protein, which translates to MAANPYRIETPALVSFSGGKSSGYMLRHVLDAYDGKLPDDVHVVFCNTGKEMPQTLEYVAELAEWWAVKIVWLEYDPEVPHKTKQVGFTTAKRDGTPFEQLIRNKNFLPNPVTRHCTSELKVKRMISWMRDTCGYEEWVNAIGLRADEPFRVASQKARNASGKERFETVMPMADAGVRKKDVVAFWGSQDFNLRLPSFNGTTPAGNCDLCFMKSAYVIQELIRERPDLASWWIEMESLIDKPKSEDAAIFRIDRPIYSRMLKAVEDQDLFDFPEMEEVMPCLCHD; encoded by the coding sequence ATGGCGGCCAATCCCTACAGAATCGAAACACCCGCCTTGGTCAGCTTTTCCGGGGGAAAATCATCCGGGTACATGCTCCGGCATGTCCTCGATGCCTACGATGGGAAGCTGCCTGATGATGTCCATGTAGTGTTTTGCAACACGGGAAAGGAAATGCCGCAGACCCTGGAATATGTTGCTGAATTGGCCGAGTGGTGGGCCGTCAAGATTGTCTGGCTTGAATATGACCCGGAGGTTCCGCATAAGACCAAACAGGTTGGATTCACCACGGCGAAACGTGACGGGACCCCCTTCGAGCAGTTGATCCGGAACAAGAACTTCCTCCCCAACCCAGTCACGCGCCATTGCACATCCGAATTGAAGGTCAAACGGATGATCTCCTGGATGCGGGACACCTGCGGTTATGAGGAGTGGGTAAACGCAATCGGACTGCGGGCCGATGAACCGTTCCGCGTTGCAAGTCAGAAAGCCCGCAATGCTTCCGGGAAGGAACGGTTCGAGACGGTCATGCCGATGGCCGATGCCGGAGTAAGGAAGAAGGACGTGGTTGCTTTCTGGGGATCACAGGACTTCAACCTGCGGCTACCTTCCTTCAATGGCACCACCCCAGCGGGTAACTGCGATCTTTGCTTTATGAAGTCCGCCTACGTGATTCAGGAATTGATCCGGGAGCGCCCCGATCTGGCCTCATGGTGGATCGAGATGGAATCCCTCATCGACAAGCCAAAAAGCGAGGATGCTGCCATTTTCCGCATCGACCGGCCTATCTACTCCCGCATGTTGAAAGCCGTCGAGGATCAGGACTTGTTTGATTTCCCCGAAATGGAAGAAGTTATGCCCTGCCTTTGCCATGATTGA
- a CDS encoding helix-turn-helix domain-containing protein, whose protein sequence is MDFRQGLGSETMSVPEVAAYINGTEQWVRKLIADHQLKAFRIRGKWYVDKESVELLVAEQKAADGNDTELQSQLAERRRKRNEVEPGRATYDQVPLFTEE, encoded by the coding sequence ATGGATTTTAGACAGGGACTTGGCAGCGAGACCATGAGCGTCCCGGAAGTTGCCGCCTACATCAACGGAACCGAGCAATGGGTGCGCAAACTGATCGCGGATCATCAACTGAAAGCCTTCCGCATCCGGGGCAAGTGGTATGTGGACAAGGAATCCGTCGAACTTCTCGTGGCAGAGCAAAAAGCCGCCGATGGGAATGACACGGAACTCCAATCGCAACTGGCCGAACGGCGGCGCAAGCGAAACGAGGTGGAACCGGGCCGCGCCACCTACGACCAGGTTCCCCTTTTCACCGAGGAATGA
- a CDS encoding AAA family ATPase encodes MNMNKPDMLDWFGLKRDPFGKRREANDLWPSVNLRAGKNLVRYAIEHNEIVGLFGAYGTGKTTVKDSVLDALDDTVIVARVDTDKETLTVSDIEEAMLHALNADRVPRVRAPRRRMLKDMLIDIHGSDRSLIVVIDNAHRVSGSTFKAQKELHESTRFAHMETLFSVLLVGHRQLPALLAWQARDVLARLDALNIHYLSALDPLDAAEYIKHRLAAAGGAALIPEKKVLEMIARRATPTTLNVLMWSVLKAAFLDEAKQITEDHVRAALPVADRIIEPKADGSALETILQGGTEADHGKEREEQSKAG; translated from the coding sequence ATGAACATGAACAAACCGGACATGCTCGACTGGTTCGGCCTGAAACGCGATCCCTTCGGGAAGCGCAGGGAAGCGAACGATCTGTGGCCATCGGTGAATCTGCGGGCCGGGAAAAATCTCGTGCGCTATGCCATCGAGCACAACGAGATCGTGGGGCTGTTCGGGGCTTATGGCACCGGCAAGACCACCGTCAAGGATTCGGTGCTGGATGCGCTGGATGATACGGTCATCGTGGCCCGCGTCGATACCGACAAGGAAACTCTGACCGTCTCGGATATCGAGGAGGCGATGCTGCACGCCCTCAACGCGGATCGCGTTCCCCGCGTCCGCGCCCCCAGGCGCAGGATGTTGAAGGACATGCTGATCGATATCCACGGCTCGGATCGTTCCCTGATCGTTGTCATCGATAACGCGCACCGGGTCTCCGGCAGCACGTTCAAAGCCCAAAAAGAACTCCACGAGTCCACGCGGTTTGCCCACATGGAGACCCTTTTTTCCGTGCTCCTCGTGGGCCATCGTCAGCTTCCGGCGCTGCTGGCGTGGCAGGCGCGGGATGTGCTGGCCCGCTTGGACGCCCTCAACATCCATTATCTCTCCGCCCTCGATCCGCTGGACGCCGCCGAGTACATCAAGCACCGGCTGGCCGCTGCCGGTGGCGCGGCCCTCATCCCGGAAAAGAAGGTGCTGGAGATGATCGCCCGCAGGGCCACGCCTACCACCTTGAACGTCCTCATGTGGAGCGTGTTGAAAGCGGCCTTCCTGGATGAGGCAAAACAGATCACCGAAGACCATGTCCGCGCCGCGCTGCCGGTGGCGGATCGCATCATCGAACCCAAGGCCGATGGATCGGCATTGGAAACCATTCTTCAGGGAGGCACGGAAGCTGATCATGGAAAAGAACGAGAAGAACAATCCAAGGCAGGGTGA
- a CDS encoding DNA adenine methylase produces the protein MIDATLTRPALRYRGGKWMIAPWIIAHLPPHECYVETHCGGASVLLRKPPADFEVLNDLDSQVVNFWRVLRERRDEFLQAIELTPWSRSEQLQAYQPSADPLESARRFYIRCWQGRGNSAERSGWRFQRSWSGWRVNKPRQFKEVDNLEWVVNRLAHVQLENRDALKIVEVWDAPGVLFYLDPPYVHSTRGRNRRLYREEMDDTAHVALADALRGIKGMAVVSGYDSPLYDRLFRGWRKESRPALGDQTKPTIECLWISPKADKAMGDGPLFDGIPMEGK, from the coding sequence ATGATTGATGCTACCCTTACCCGCCCGGCCCTCCGCTATCGCGGCGGCAAGTGGATGATCGCCCCCTGGATCATCGCCCACTTACCGCCCCATGAATGCTATGTCGAGACCCACTGCGGCGGGGCCTCGGTGCTGTTGCGCAAGCCGCCCGCCGACTTCGAGGTGCTCAACGATCTGGATTCCCAGGTCGTGAATTTCTGGCGTGTGTTGCGGGAACGCAGGGATGAATTTCTCCAGGCCATCGAGCTTACTCCCTGGTCGCGCTCGGAACAACTGCAAGCCTACCAGCCGTCCGCCGATCCCCTGGAAAGCGCCAGGCGCTTCTATATCCGTTGCTGGCAGGGCCGGGGCAATTCCGCCGAGCGCTCGGGCTGGCGCTTTCAGCGGAGCTGGTCGGGCTGGCGGGTCAACAAGCCGCGCCAGTTCAAGGAGGTCGATAATCTGGAATGGGTCGTCAACCGCCTGGCGCACGTCCAGCTTGAGAACCGCGACGCCCTCAAGATCGTCGAGGTCTGGGACGCCCCCGGCGTTCTCTTCTACCTCGATCCGCCCTATGTCCATTCCACCCGTGGCCGCAATCGCAGGCTCTACCGCGAGGAGATGGACGATACGGCCCACGTCGCCCTGGCCGACGCGCTCCGGGGCATCAAGGGCATGGCCGTGGTCAGCGGGTACGACTCCCCGCTCTACGACCGGCTCTTCCGAGGCTGGCGCAAGGAATCGCGCCCGGCCCTGGGAGACCAGACCAAACCCACCATCGAATGCTTGTGGATTTCACCCAAGGCCGACAAGGCCATGGGGGACGGCCCGTTATTCGATGGAATTCCCATGGAGGGAAAATGA
- a CDS encoding AAA family ATPase, which translates to MNLISMRKPGRLRTISASTSETYPQSSPAIWKGNTMTPTRPDIMQFFNMHSFPFGQVNGSGYYLSSEYKTALKQIAYAVESYEVVAIAGDVGAGKSEAVAHSIAALKATEGMKVKFIRVDHPRKESVRINAVVESLLNDFLEDGERIPGSVQRRVWLLKFYLKQAVEDGIRVCLVIDEAHRLTGPFLKSLKDLYETIRFAHHGSLFAIVLTGHRSLIKHYKKVAPDVWQRLEAGNIAILGEMTEQEVADYILHRCEEAGTPGLFTEHAALAVGRLAKAPLGVNNICWDLLAHAYKEGFPEGENRRIDEMHVLSAYDPAQLMAMLDLSQGEIAKRGNLGKTTVKDVLDGKAGSKSVAEVKRVLAEAVQEGV; encoded by the coding sequence ATGAACCTCATCTCGATGAGGAAACCCGGGCGGTTGCGAACGATATCGGCCAGCACATCCGAAACCTATCCGCAATCATCGCCCGCAATTTGGAAAGGTAACACCATGACGCCAACACGGCCCGACATCATGCAGTTTTTTAATATGCATTCCTTCCCTTTCGGGCAGGTGAACGGGAGCGGCTATTACCTGTCTTCGGAGTATAAGACCGCGCTCAAACAGATCGCTTACGCGGTGGAAAGCTACGAGGTGGTCGCCATCGCCGGGGATGTGGGTGCCGGGAAATCCGAGGCCGTTGCCCACTCTATCGCCGCCCTGAAGGCCACCGAGGGGATGAAGGTGAAATTCATCCGTGTCGATCATCCCAGGAAGGAGTCCGTGCGCATCAACGCGGTGGTGGAATCCCTGCTTAACGATTTCCTGGAGGACGGGGAGAGAATTCCCGGCTCGGTGCAACGCCGGGTGTGGCTGCTGAAGTTCTATTTGAAGCAGGCTGTCGAAGACGGAATACGAGTCTGCCTGGTCATCGATGAGGCCCACCGGTTGACAGGCCCTTTCCTCAAGTCCCTCAAGGACCTGTACGAGACGATTCGCTTTGCCCACCACGGCAGCCTGTTCGCCATCGTACTCACCGGGCATCGCAGCCTCATCAAACACTACAAGAAAGTGGCCCCCGATGTCTGGCAGCGCCTGGAGGCCGGGAACATCGCCATCCTGGGCGAGATGACGGAACAGGAAGTCGCAGACTACATCCTGCATCGCTGCGAAGAAGCCGGAACGCCAGGCCTGTTCACCGAGCATGCGGCCCTCGCGGTGGGCAGGCTGGCAAAAGCTCCGCTCGGTGTCAACAACATCTGTTGGGACCTGCTCGCTCATGCCTACAAAGAAGGCTTTCCCGAGGGGGAAAACAGGCGGATCGATGAAATGCATGTGCTCTCCGCATACGATCCCGCGCAACTGATGGCCATGCTCGATTTGTCCCAGGGCGAGATCGCCAAGCGGGGCAATCTCGGCAAGACCACCGTCAAGGACGTTCTTGACGGCAAGGCCGGGTCGAAATCCGTCGCCGAAGTGAAGCGAGTGCTCGCCGAAGCCGTGCAGGAAGGGGTCTAG